The region GATGAAAATTCTCCAGTTGGGAGCGTTACGGTATTCACTTGGGCGAGCGGATGAAAAACCACGATGAATTGCGCCAAGCTTGGTAACCCCAGCCTTATTGATGCGTTCCAGAGCGCCGAGCCAGAGCTCCACATCCGGGTTGATGGGATTCTTTACCAAAACGGGGATATCTGTACCCTTCAACGCATCGGCCATGGCCTGCACTGCGAAGGGGTTTACGGTTGTTCTTGCGCCGACCCAGATAAGATCCACGCCGTACTTCAGGCAGAGTTCAACATGTTCCGGAGTTGCAGTTTCACAGCAGATGGGCAGCCCGGTTTCTTCCTTGGCCTCCACCAGCCATTTCAGACCTTCTTCACCCATGCCTTCAAAACAGCCGGGACGGGTACGGGGTTTCCAGATGCCGGCACGCAGGAGATGCACACCTTTATCCTTAATACCACGAGCGGTTTCAAGGAGCTGATCCCGGGATTCCGCACTGCACGGCCCTGCGATAATAAGCGGACCATCGTTATTAAAACCCCAAGTATCCAAACCAGTTACATCAAGTTGTACGCTCATGACAATGACCTCCGTAATATTTGAAGTTGAAAAGAAGTCCGGGCCGATTTGATGGCGCTAAATGGGAGAGTACTGCAAAAGTGAAATCTGAATATAACAGATAATGCAGAAAACAGCAGGAATAACTCGGCCGGAATAAAAGGTAAGAACTGAACACGGAGAATTTGTATAAATTCCACGTAATCCAAACAAGTTGTAAATGAAGTTTGACTTTACACACTGCCGGGGAGGCAGGTCCGGCAAGACCAGAGTTAAGCGTGCCATATCCTTTATGAAGGATAAGACATCAGGCAGGCCAATCGCAGGCCGGGCCGGATTTACCGGAAAATCTAAAACTTTCCATAACACCACTGGACGGCGGCGTAAACACTCAATTTCCAACAAAGTGCTTTTTTCATTTTTCTGTAACAAATCTTTTATTGATGTTGACTTTAAATCTCAATATCAATACACATCGATTTTACGTAACAAACCTGATTACACTAAAAAGGAGGACAGCATGTCCAAATCACTGATTGTTTATGGTTCCACAACCGGTAACACGGAAACAGCCGCCGAATACATTGCCGAAGTATTTGCTGAAAAGGAATTTGAAGTGGAACTTAAAAACGTAACCGATGCAAGTGTAGACGAACTGGACAACAGCTACGACATAGTTCTTTTCGGATGCTCCACATGGGGAGAAGACGAAATTGAACTGCAGGACGACTTCATTCCACTCTATGAATCCCTTGAAGAGGCCGATCTCAAAAATAAAAAAGTATCAGTGTTCGGTTGCGGTGATTCCGACTACACCTATTTCTGCGGTGCTGTAGACGCGATTGAAGAAAAGCTTGAAAAAATGGGAGCTGTAATCGTCGGCGACAGCTTAAAAATAGACGGAGATCCGGCACGTGCGGCCATCACCGAATGGGCCAAAGAAATCGCTGAAAAAATTTAATTACCCTGAAGCCAAAAACGAGCCCCCGCGCTGTTACCAGTGCGGGGGCTTCAAAATTTTATAATTGCTGCTTATTTTAATTTTCGCCTGCGAGCGCTCGCTGGACGGAAACTTCCAGCATGGTCTTCTGCAACCGTATACTTTTAGTATTGCTGTCGAGCACGTCTTCGGTCAAGGACCGCAACTTATCTACGGACTCCAAAGAAGCCGTAATAATAAGTTCTGTAGGGACCAAACCGTCAGACCGGATCAGTTCCAGAACATTTTCCAGTTTATGGGAAAGCTCCTCAATGACGGTCAATTTCAGAAGATTTGAGCCGGCCTTGATGGAGTGCGCATCCCTGAAAATGGAATTGATCAGCTCAGGTGTTAGCTCTGCTGTACTGTTTTCCAACTGCAAAAGACCGGTCTCGATATTATCGAGCCGTTCCAAAGTTTCTTCCTGAAAAATATCAAGTAATCTGTCGCCGGTACTCATTATATTTATCTGTCCCACCCGTAGTGAAAGCTGAGCCTCAAGTCTGTATGAAAATACGCCATAAAGTCAACGTTACGGGTTATCTGCCTTAAGCTTAGACTTTCGTCAACAAATTGCAATGCTAAAACATCAAATTTAAACATCCCTGAACAGACTTCCCTTTTTGACGGCAAAATTCTACACTGCCGCCCTCAAGCTTTGAATCCAAATAAAAAAAGTCACACATATTTTAAACAATATTATATTTTTATCAAGTATAGCGTGGAGTTAACACAATGGCTTTGATGAGTGTAAGTGATGTTTCCATGACCTTCGGCGGGCCTCAACTGCTCGATAAAGTTTCCTTTCAAGTAGAGGAAGGCCAACGTATATGTATTGTCGGCCGTAACGGAGAGGGGAAATCCACCCTGCTCCGACTCATGAGCGGAGATCTGATACCTGACGACGGAAACATCTCTTATCAGAAAGGAGTCAGCGTAGCCCGCCTTTCACAAAAAGTTCCGGAAAAGCTCGAAGGGTCCATCTTTGAAATCGTGGCAGGAGGCCTCGGTGAACTGGGTGAAGCTCTTACCGGCTACCACACGGTCAGCCTTGAAGTGGCTAACGGCGGGGATGTTTCAAAACTTTCCGAAGTTGAAGAAATAATGGAGAAGCACGGCGGCTGGGAAGCTCTGACGACTATTGAGATGGTGATATCAAGACTTTCCCTCAGTGCTGAAATGCGCTTTGAGACCCTTTCCGGCGGTCTGAAAAGACGCGCCCTGCTGGCCCGAGCGCTTGCCTCAAAACCGGATATTCTGCTGCTCGATGAACCCACCAACCATCTGGATATCGACTCCATTGCATGGCTTGAAGAATTTATTGTAAAAAACATCCGCACTCTGATTTTCATTACTCATGACCGCATGTTCCTGCGCAAAATAGCCACCCGCATCATTGAACTGGACCGCGGCAATCTCGCGGACTGGTCCTGCGATTACGACACCTTCCTCAAACGTAAGGAAGAACTGCTGGACGCAGAAGAAAAAAACTGGTCCGAATTCGACAAAAAACTGGCCCGTGAAGAAACATGGATCAGACAGGGCATCAAGGCCCGCCGCACCCGCAACGAAGGCCGTGTGCGCGCCTTGAAAAAATTGCGGGAAGAACGTCGGCAACGCCGTGAAAGAACCGGTAAGGCCACCATCGAAATTCAGGAGGCGAACCGCTCCGGCAAGGTCGTGGCAGAAACAATCAACGCTTCCTACTCATGGGACGACAAACCGATTTTCAAAAACCTGAATGCGACCATCATGCGAGGAGACCGCATCGGCATCATCGGCCCTAACGGGGCGGGCAAGACCACGCTCATTCAGGTACTGCTGGGTAAACTCAAACCGGATTCGGGCACGGTAAAACTCGGCACCAAGCTGGAAATATCCTATTTTGACCAGCATCGTGAACAGCTTGACCCTGATAAATCCGTACGTGACTCAGTAGCAGACGGTAACGATACCGTTACTATCAACGGCCGCGCCAAACACATAATGGGTTATCTCAAGGATTTCCTGTTTTCCCCGGACCGTGCGAATTCGCCGGTGCGTGTACTTTCAGGCGGAGAACGCAACCGTTTGCTTCTGGCCCGACTTTTCACCCGTCCTTCCAATCTGCTGGTCATGGACGAACCTACAAACGATCTCGACGCCGAAACCCTTGAACTGCTCGAAGACAGGATTATGGAATACCCCGGTACTGTGATCATCGTAAGCCATGACCGTGCCTTTCTGAACAATGTGGTCAGCGGAACTCTGGCCTTTGAAGGTAATGCACAGGTCAACGACTACGTGGGCGGCTATGATGACTGGGCGCGGCAGCGACCGCAGCCGGAGCTGGAAAGCAAACCCAAGGCTCCAAAGTCCAAGCCGAAAAAAACACCTGACGCCCGGCCTGAAAAACTGAGCTACAAAGAGCAGCGGGAATTTGAATCCCTTGAAGTGGAAATAGTGGAGCTTCCCGGCAAGATAGAAAAACTCGAAGCTGCAATCGAAGATATGCAAAACCGCATGGCCGATCCGGAATTCTACAAAAAATCCGGTGAGGAAATGGCAGCCGCACAATCAGAACTTGAAGCCCTCGAAGCCGAACACGAAACCACCTTTGAACGCTGGGAAGAAGTGGAAGGGAAATTAGCCGATTACAAAAAAAGAACCGGAAAGTAAAAAATCATCAGAAAAGACACTTTACTTGCCATCATCAGCCTCCGGGCGTAAATAAAACGACATGAAATCCAAAGCGACTTCTCCTTTCTGGGTGCCGATTTACGCATTCTTTGCCACTATTATGCTGGGCGGACTCCTGCTTAAGCTGGATATATGCCACCCGGGAAAGGAACTTTCATTTATTGATGCCATTTTCACTGCCACTTCAGCGGTCTGTGTTACAGGTCTGGCTGTATTGGATACAGGCACATTCTTCAGCCGTACCGGCCAAAGTATTATTTTAGCGCTGATCCAACTGGGCGGACTCGGCATCATGACCTATGCGAGTCTTGTTATTTACCTGCTGGGCAAAAAAGTCAGTGCTTCAGACCGTATCGCGGTCAGCCAGACTTTAATTCACGACCCTTCATTTAATATAGGTAAATTCGTCGTCGGTGTGGTCACAGCGGTGCTGTCCATTGAAGGATTGGGCGCCCTGCTGCTCAATCGATTGGACCCGGTGGGATTCTACTGGTTTTCGGCTGTTTTCCACTCCATATCGGCATTCTGCAATGCTGGTTTTTCCCTTTATTCGGACAGTCTTACCACTTGGAAAAACAACCTTGGCGTCAATGCGGTTTTCATGACCCTGATTGTCATGGGCGGACTAGGTTTTTATGTTATGTCCGAGGTATGGCAGAAGTTTATAAATCTTTTCCGCAAGCGTAAGACGAAGATGTCAGCCCATTTCATAAGCTGGCATACCCGCACGGTTCTGGAAACCAGCCTTTTCCTGATCATCGCCGGAGGGCTGGCTGTTTTTTTTGCAGAAAGCTTTAAGATACACATCGTGAAAGGTGCGGAGATCAATAAAATATCGGCTCTTTTTCAATCCGTGAGCTGCCGTACCGCAGGATTCAACACCGTAAATATTTCCGGGCTGACCAATATTTCCCTGCTGGTCATGATCGGATTGATGCTCATCGGCGGATCGCCGGGATCATGTGCAGGAGGGTTGAAGACAACTACTTTCCGTACATGGATCGGTTTTATCATCTCCAAGATCAAAGGCCATTCACAGGTCCGGGTGGGCTGGTATGCACTAACTAAGGAGAGCGTGAACCGCGCATTGACCCTTTTGACCCTCGCCAGTGTCATCCTCGGCTCGGCTATCATCCTGCTCAGTATAACCGAAGGAAGCCACCTGCCGCACATAGAAGCTCGCGGTCATTTCATTGAAATCACTTTCGAGGCAGTTTCAGCCTTCGCTACAGTGGGCCTTTCCACCGGGGTCACGCCGGACTTGAGCGGTCCCGGAAAATCAATCATAATAATGTTGATGTTCGTGGGAAGGCTAGGCCCGGTCTGGCTCTTGACTGCAATCAACAGCTGGCAGAAGGAACCCCGCTACAGATTACCGGAAGATGACTTACCCTTGGGATAGCTTGAGGGTTGGTGTGTCTTTACAAAGCGTTTGCGAAAATAAAAATATTTAATTATTTCATCCAACAACTACGAAATAATTTGCATTTGAAAGCATCTTCATTAAATTCCTTGGCGAAAGCTTATTGAATTGTATTGAAGAAGGGCCCCCGGAGGCAGCAGTATGTCAGGAAAGTCAATAGAAGTAGGCGTTATCGGTCTTGGAAAATTCGGTCTGGAATTGGCCTTGAACCTGCGCAGACTAGGAAATAATGTCGTTGGAATTGATACCAGTGAAGAACGGGTCAAGGCTGCCAAGCCATACCTTGCACAGGTATTTCAAGCCGACGGAACCGATCAGCAGACACTGGAGCAGCTGAGCTTTCAGGATTTCAATTATGTTGTAGTCTCCACCGGTGACTCCATGGAAGCTAGCATTCTGGTCGTGCTTAATCTACAGGAAATCGGCGTCAATAAAATCTGGGTCAAGGCCATCAGCTCCGCACATCAGAAGGTGCTCAGCAGAATGGGTGTGGATTTTGTTGTTTTTCCCGAACATTTCGCGGCTAAACAACTGGCCCACAAACTTTCCACCCCGGGCATGATCGATTACCTTTCCCTAGGTAACGATATTCTGATTAAGGAAAGAAATGCCGGAGACTGGGCAGGAAAAACACTCATTGATCTGGACCTGACCAATAACTATCACGCTCAGGTCGTCGCCATCCGCAAAAACGGTTCCGAAGAACTTAACTTTGTGCCAAAGGCTAATGAACCGCTGGACGAAAGCGATGTACTGATTATGATCGGGACAAGGGAAAATCTGCTCAAGGTGCCTTAGAAGCTACAAATCCCCATCCACATTGTAGAGTTCTTTTTCCATCTCCTTCAGCTGTATATCCTCCTCTTCAAGTGCAATCATGCGGTCCCTTATCTCGTGGGTCTTTTCGATGGCATCGTCAAGCTCCACCCCGGCTGCAATCTGCATCTTGCGCAATAGATTGAGGATATCACTACGCAGGGTTTTCCCGTTATTGCCGCCTCCCAGCTCACGAAGCATGCTTTCGTCATCCTCGGCCTTTTTGATCAGGTAATGGCAGAATTTATGCGCTTCCTGCACTCCACGGTTCTTTTCCAGACACATGGTCAGGTAGCGAAAACAATTTTCCCAGTCACCGGCCTCGTAGTGGGTGCGGGCAATGTTGAAATAAAGATTTTCATCGGTACTGTCGAGATCGACCCCGCGATTGTAATATTGAAGGGCTTCGCGATACATACCGTTCTTGCGCATAGAAATGCCGAAATCATTAAACATGTGTTTGTGCTCAGTTCTAAAGGCGGACTTGAGCTGCAGGACTTTTGCAAAGACCTCCTGCGCCCGTTCCACATCGCCCTTTTCAAGATAGGTCATGCCCAGCCCAAAAGTGGCGCGTACATTCCCCTCATCCACGGCCAACGCATCGGAATATTCCATCTCTGCGCTGTAGAGCTCACCCTGTTCACGATGAACCTCGCCTCTTTTAAGCCGGAAATCCTGCTGCTCCATGGCCGGACGGACATGCTGCAGGTAGTAATCGGGCTCAAGGGCATAATATGCGGCAAATTCGCCATCGCTGACGACCTGCGGATCACCGCCGGGAATACGGTTTTCATTCAGAAGCAGTAATTCAAAGCGGTCATCATCAACCTTCGTGGCCAGCCAGTATCTTTTGCCCTTTATTTTATGCGATTCAGAACGTAGAGAAACAACCGTTACAAGGCTTGTTTCCTCTTCCTTTTCCTGATCGCCGGAAGGAGTATAATCAAATAAGGATGAGTCAGCGCCCATTGTTCAGCCTCCAAAAAACCTGGTTAAACCCCTCACACATATTTTATCGGCACTTTCAACCTTCCGGTATAGATTGCCGCCACCCGAAAAATGAATCTTACTACATCTGGAACTTCAAAAAGAAATTGGCTACTCTGCTGCGTGATGAAAACACACCGCTTAATTTTATTCTTCATATGCGCCCTTTTTATTTTGCACTTTTTCGGGCTAAAAAGCTATGCCCGTGAAAATGGAACCGCTCCGACCATAAAGTGCAAAATGATAAACCATTTTCCACATGATGATCAGGCCTTTACGCAAGGATTTATATATCACGACGGCTACTTATACGAAAGTACGGGTAAACGCGGACGTTCTTCACTGCGCAAGGTGGAACTGGAAAACGGCAAGGTACGTACACTGATAAAAAATGATAAAAACATATTCAGCGAAGGGATCTGTTACAGGAACAATAAAATCTATCAACTTACATGGCGCTCGGGTAAATGTTATATATATGATGCCGCATCCCTTGCCCGCAAAAGAATCTTCCAATACAAGGGGCAGGGATGGGGCCTGACCGCTGATGATAACTTCATCTATCAAAGCAACGGATCTTCGGAGATTACCTTCAGGGACCCTTACGATTTTGCGCGTATAAAAAGACTGCGGGTAACGGACGGCCTCGCCAATATCCAAAGACTAAACGAACTTGAACTCATAAACGGACTGATTTTCAGCAATATCTGGAAAGAGGACCGCATAGCGGCCATTGATCCCCAAACCGGCAAAGTAAAATTCTGGCTGGATATATCTTCATTGCGCCCCCTCGCCGGGAAAAAAGCCGAAGCCGCCAACGGCATTGCATGGGACGGTGCAGGGAAACATTTTTTCGTGACCGGGAAATTCTGGAATAAGGTTTTTGAAATTGAACTACCAAAACTTGAACACAAGCCCTCTTCAAACTGACCAGGTGACCATTTCTCTGGGCATCTGTGCCGGGGCGTCTACTGTCAGCATAGTCCTGACTGATAACGTTGACGGGAAAATTGAAGTCCTGAAATCAATTTCACTGAACCACGAAGGCAACCCCGCGCAAGCCGTTATCAAAGGTCTTCAGGAACTCAAACTGCCTAAAAATACCCCCGCGGCGGTAACCGGACGTAAGTTCCGGCACTTACTGGACCTGCCCACCCTATCTGAACCGCTGGCACTTGAAACCGCGCTCAAACATGAAAACTTCGTTAAAGACGGCTACCGTACCGTGCTCAGCGCAGGTGGGGAAACTTTTATGGCCTACCTGATCGACAGTGCAGGTAAAGTGGAAACCGTACATACCGGTAATAAATGCGCATCCGGCACGGGAGAATTTCTAGCCCAGCAGCTTGGCCGCATGGGTCTGACTCTCGATGATATGTCCACCATGCAGGAATGCGAAGCTCACAAGGTTTCAGGCCGGTGTTCCGTGTTCTGCAAAAGCGACTGCACTCACGCGCTTAACAAAGGAGTACCCAAAGAAGCCGTCGTCGCAGGACTGGCCCGCATGATGAGCGCCAAATGTATGGAACTGCTGCGCAAATTACCGGCGGAAAAAGTAGCCCTGATAGGTAATTGTTCGCAGAATAAATTTATGGTCACGGAGCTGCGCCGGGAAATTCCGCAGCTGCTTATGCCGCAGCACGGTCATTGCTTTGAAGCGCTGGGAGCTGCAATATGGGCGGCTGAAAACGGAAGCTGCCTACCACAGGATATCGAGACTGTTATTCGTAAGGGCGACACGGCATTTACATTTTTACCACCGCTTGAAAATTATATCGATTCCGTAAAGTTTCACGAGAGCACGCAAGCTGAATACATTCCCGGAAACAGGCTGGCCCTCGGTCTTGATGTAGGCTCGACAACTACCAAAGGAGTCCTTTTGGATTTGGAGCGGACCGAAATTGTCGCATCCTGCTATCTACGCACGGACGGTGATCCTATCGGAGCTTCACGCCGGGTTTATACCGAACTGGCCGAGCAGGTCCCTGCCGGAACCGTGGCCGAAATAATGGGCGTGACCGGATCAGGACGCAATATCGCAGGATTACATGCTGGTACGGACGGCATCATCAACGAAATTACCGCTCACGCCACTGCCGCAGTACATTATGATCCACAGGTGGATACAATTTTCGAAATCGGCGGTCAGGACGCCAAATATACATGGCTGAAAAATTCCGTTCCCTGTGACTACGCCATGAACGAAGCATGCAGCGCCGGAACCGGATCATTTCTGGAAGAAAGCGCCAAGGAAACGCTGGGCATCGATGTAACCGACATAGCCGCTGTTGCCTTCAAAGGTTGTAATCCTCCGAACTTCAACGACCAGTGCGCGGCCTTTATCGGTTCGGACCTTAAGCTGGCGGCGCAGGAAGGGGTTCCGCTTGAGGATATGGTTGCGGGATTAGTCTATTCCATCTGCATCAACTACTCCAACCGGGTTAAAGGCAACCGCGCAGTAGGACAGAAAATTTTCATGCAGGGCGGCGTCTGCTACAACAAAGCCGTGCCCGCCGCCATGGCCGCACTGACCGGCAAAGAGATAATCGTTCCGCCCCATCCGGGACTCACCGGGGCCTTCGGGGTCGCTCTTGAAGCCGCAAAACGTGCCGAACTGGGAACAATAGGAAAAGGCAGCTACAACCCGGCTGAACTGGCGCAGCGCGAAGTCACGTACAAATCTCCCTTTACCTGCAACGGGGCCGGGAGAGAATGCGATCTCGGATGCACAATTGCCCGCATAGAAGTACAAGGTAAGATCTTTCCGTTCGGAGGCATCTGCAATCGCTTTGATAATTCCAAAATCGCCAAGAAAACAGAAACCGCTGAAGATCTGGTTCTCTGGCGGGAGAAGCGTGTTTTCCGCGATCTTAATGAACCGGAGGAAGGCCGGCCAGTAATCGGCATGAACCGTTCATTGCTCATGAATACATGGTTTCCGCTCTTCAATACTTTTTTCACGGAAATGGGCTTCGGGGTCAGGCTGCCGGAAAAAGTGGACCCGGACGCAATAGGTCAAAAAGGCGCCCCCTTCTGCCATCCTGTGGAACTTGCCCACGGCGGACTAGGCGAACTTCTCAAGCTGGAAACCGATCATATTTTCCTGCCCCACCTGCGCTCCATGCCACTCAAAACCGGGGACCGCTCCTGCACCTGCGTGTTGGTTCAGGGAGAACCATACTACCTGAAATCAGCATTCCCGGAACTGGAAAAACGCTCCCTGCTGACTCCGGTCATCCATATGCAGGCCGGAAAACAATTATTACGCAAAGCCCTGCTCCAGACGGCATCCGAGCTGAAGGTGGACAAAGAACGGGCCGCAAAGGCGTATGAGGCAGCCATTGCCGCGCAAAAAACATTCTTCGCCGACCTGCAAAGCAAAGGCGAAAAATTTATAGCCGGACTGGGTGAAAAAAAAGGGATGGTCCTTTTTGGAAGGCCCTACAATGCATTCAGTTCATGGGCCAATAAATCAATCCCCGCCAAGTTCGCAACACGCGGCGTGGAAATAATCCCCTGTGATATGCTGCCCCGCAGCGGTAAATGTTCAAAAGATCTGAACATGTACTGGGCAACAGGGGAACAGATCATGGACAGTGCCGCTCTAGTAGCGGAAAACCCTGATCTTTTCGGAACCTACATCACCAATTTTTCCTGCGGGCCGGACTCCTTTCTGCTCGGTTATTTCCGTAAGGCCATGGGCCGAAAGCCCTCGCTGACCCTTGAGCTGGACAGTCATACCGCCGATGCCGGAATCGAAACACGTATTGAAGCCTTTCTCGATATAGTTGACGGATTCAGCCGTCTTGGACAATCAGAAGAAAAGACGATTTCCTTCCATCCCGCACGCAGCGAAGTACGGGACGGAGTGACCGGAATTACCGATTCCGAAGGTAAATGGCATGCGGTTAATGATCCGAAAGTCACCCTGCTGATTCCAAGCCTCGGCGAGATCAGCACCGATTTTCTAGCCGCATCCATGCAGCGCGATAACATCCGTTACAAGGTACTCGGCCATGCAAGCGAAGCCGCCTTGAAAATGGGCCGCAATAATTCATCATGCAAGGAATGCCTGCCACTGCAATTGACCGCGGGAGCGTTGCTGGAATATCTGAACAACCGGCCTGAAGGCGAACTGGCCCTTTTTCTAATGCCCAAGGCCAAAGGGCCATGCCGTTTCGGTCAGTATTCAGTATTCATGAATGACCTTATCGAGCGGATGGAAATCCCCGATCTAGCCATATTCGCGCCCAGCTCCACAGACGGATACGGCGGACTTAGCACATCGGTAACCCTCGGCATGTGGCAGGGTATCGTAACAGGATCGATACTTGAGGATATTCACGCCGTGATTTCCACCGCGGCTGAAAACAAAGACTCAGCACTAAAACTTTTCCGGGAAGTACGAGAAGAATTATTAGACGCAATGTCCAGCTGGAAAAAATTTTCCAAAGCCCTGCAAAAAGCGGCCGAAGACCTTTCCTTCATCAAACTGGAAAAACCGGCACACGATTATCCGGTAATCTCACTGCTGGGAGAAATATACGTGCGCCACGATCCATTGGCCCGCCGCAACCTACCGGAAAAACTTACCGAACAGGGATTCATTGTCCGTGTGGCACCGGTGCTGGAATGGATGAAATACACCGACTGGCTGAACCGCAACAACATAGAAGGTAGAGCCGGCCTGAAAACCATGATCACGCAGGGAGTGAAATCCTATTTTGAACGGCGCATCCGGCATATACTCGCAAAAAGCGGCCTTCTTTTTTATCCCGGACCGGACGTACGCAAAGTGGTCAAGCACGGTAAAAAGCATATCTCCGAACAGCTTACCGGAGAAGCTATCCTCACTGTGGGAGCATCTCTGCACGAAATAATGTCCCCTTCCTGCGGAGTTATATCCATCGGTCCGTTCGGGTGCATGCCCTCACGAGTTGCCGAAGCTGTGCTCAGTGAAAAATTCCGGGCCTCTTCGGCAGGTCCCAAAGCGACTTCCATACTTGATGCAGATTCTCGACTGCCCTTTCTTGCCATTGAAACTGACGGCAATCCTTTTCCACAACTTATCGAAGCCCGGCTGGAAGCATTCTGCCTGCAGGCCAAACGACTGCACAGACAGACACGCGAAAGGGCATAACGTTGTAACTCTAAGTTATAATTATCTTATTAATAACCATTATATTTTCTAAAAACACACTATATGGCTTGATATAGCTTATACTATCGTGATATCACCTCTCTGGATTTTTAATCATACATTATCGGGGTAAGGATGAGACCAACACAGAAGATACTATTAATATTATTAATTTTGCTTACCGCGGCCTTACATGGCTGCAACGCAGGCAGAAGATCTACCGGCAGCATTGACTTGGGTAATGACAATTCTCCCATGGGCCGTCTTGCACAGGCGCTGCATAAAAAAGATCTCCCCAGTGCGGAAAAAATATGGCTGGACAACCAGACTATATTTTTGGAAACACCTGACGCACTGACGGATATTGAAAAAATGGCTGCCAAAATTGAAGAAGAATTTGAGCCCGAAATTAAAGCAGCCACAATCAACGTAGACTCTGTCACCTGGCCGGCCCCGAAGGCGCAATGGCCGCTCATGCGCATGAAGCTCAGCAAGGCCCAGATTCTGGTTGATAAGCTTCAATCCAGCGTTTTCCTGCAGGATCTGGGAAAAGTTCCCCAGTCTTTAGGACCACTCGCAACTAAACTTGCGGCTAAAAATAAGGAAATTGCGGCA is a window of Maridesulfovibrio sp. DNA encoding:
- a CDS encoding bifunctional 3-deoxy-7-phosphoheptulonate synthase/chorismate mutase type II, with amino-acid sequence MSVQLDVTGLDTWGFNNDGPLIIAGPCSAESRDQLLETARGIKDKGVHLLRAGIWKPRTRPGCFEGMGEEGLKWLVEAKEETGLPICCETATPEHVELCLKYGVDLIWVGARTTVNPFAVQAMADALKGTDIPVLVKNPINPDVELWLGALERINKAGVTKLGAIHRGFSSARPSEYRNAPNWRIFIELRRRTEGMPIICDPSHLCGKRELIPSVAQKSLDLLFDGLMIESHINPDVALSDSKQQFTPEDLGKVLDALEVKHPVAEDEEFALRMESKRTRLEEIDDTIVELLAERMALGRKIGAMKCERGIALLQPAQWKKTVEKRTREGVARGMDEHFMLRIFQYIHEESLRQQECVLAGED
- a CDS encoding flavodoxin, whose amino-acid sequence is MSKSLIVYGSTTGNTETAAEYIAEVFAEKEFEVELKNVTDASVDELDNSYDIVLFGCSTWGEDEIELQDDFIPLYESLEEADLKNKKVSVFGCGDSDYTYFCGAVDAIEEKLEKMGAVIVGDSLKIDGDPARAAITEWAKEIAEKI
- a CDS encoding Hpt domain-containing protein, giving the protein MSTGDRLLDIFQEETLERLDNIETGLLQLENSTAELTPELINSIFRDAHSIKAGSNLLKLTVIEELSHKLENVLELIRSDGLVPTELIITASLESVDKLRSLTEDVLDSNTKSIRLQKTMLEVSVQRALAGEN
- a CDS encoding ATP-binding cassette domain-containing protein — protein: MALMSVSDVSMTFGGPQLLDKVSFQVEEGQRICIVGRNGEGKSTLLRLMSGDLIPDDGNISYQKGVSVARLSQKVPEKLEGSIFEIVAGGLGELGEALTGYHTVSLEVANGGDVSKLSEVEEIMEKHGGWEALTTIEMVISRLSLSAEMRFETLSGGLKRRALLARALASKPDILLLDEPTNHLDIDSIAWLEEFIVKNIRTLIFITHDRMFLRKIATRIIELDRGNLADWSCDYDTFLKRKEELLDAEEKNWSEFDKKLAREETWIRQGIKARRTRNEGRVRALKKLREERRQRRERTGKATIEIQEANRSGKVVAETINASYSWDDKPIFKNLNATIMRGDRIGIIGPNGAGKTTLIQVLLGKLKPDSGTVKLGTKLEISYFDQHREQLDPDKSVRDSVADGNDTVTINGRAKHIMGYLKDFLFSPDRANSPVRVLSGGERNRLLLARLFTRPSNLLVMDEPTNDLDAETLELLEDRIMEYPGTVIIVSHDRAFLNNVVSGTLAFEGNAQVNDYVGGYDDWARQRPQPELESKPKAPKSKPKKTPDARPEKLSYKEQREFESLEVEIVELPGKIEKLEAAIEDMQNRMADPEFYKKSGEEMAAAQSELEALEAEHETTFERWEEVEGKLADYKKRTGK
- a CDS encoding potassium transporter TrkG, with translation MKSKATSPFWVPIYAFFATIMLGGLLLKLDICHPGKELSFIDAIFTATSAVCVTGLAVLDTGTFFSRTGQSIILALIQLGGLGIMTYASLVIYLLGKKVSASDRIAVSQTLIHDPSFNIGKFVVGVVTAVLSIEGLGALLLNRLDPVGFYWFSAVFHSISAFCNAGFSLYSDSLTTWKNNLGVNAVFMTLIVMGGLGFYVMSEVWQKFINLFRKRKTKMSAHFISWHTRTVLETSLFLIIAGGLAVFFAESFKIHIVKGAEINKISALFQSVSCRTAGFNTVNISGLTNISLLVMIGLMLIGGSPGSCAGGLKTTTFRTWIGFIISKIKGHSQVRVGWYALTKESVNRALTLLTLASVILGSAIILLSITEGSHLPHIEARGHFIEITFEAVSAFATVGLSTGVTPDLSGPGKSIIIMLMFVGRLGPVWLLTAINSWQKEPRYRLPEDDLPLG
- a CDS encoding TrkA family potassium uptake protein — protein: MSGKSIEVGVIGLGKFGLELALNLRRLGNNVVGIDTSEERVKAAKPYLAQVFQADGTDQQTLEQLSFQDFNYVVVSTGDSMEASILVVLNLQEIGVNKIWVKAISSAHQKVLSRMGVDFVVFPEHFAAKQLAHKLSTPGMIDYLSLGNDILIKERNAGDWAGKTLIDLDLTNNYHAQVVAIRKNGSEELNFVPKANEPLDESDVLIMIGTRENLLKVP
- a CDS encoding tetratricopeptide repeat protein, which gives rise to MGADSSLFDYTPSGDQEKEEETSLVTVVSLRSESHKIKGKRYWLATKVDDDRFELLLLNENRIPGGDPQVVSDGEFAAYYALEPDYYLQHVRPAMEQQDFRLKRGEVHREQGELYSAEMEYSDALAVDEGNVRATFGLGMTYLEKGDVERAQEVFAKVLQLKSAFRTEHKHMFNDFGISMRKNGMYREALQYYNRGVDLDSTDENLYFNIARTHYEAGDWENCFRYLTMCLEKNRGVQEAHKFCHYLIKKAEDDESMLRELGGGNNGKTLRSDILNLLRKMQIAAGVELDDAIEKTHEIRDRMIALEEEDIQLKEMEKELYNVDGDL